The genome window tagtgaGGGTGGAGGCAAATATGGAAGAGAAGAGAGGTGATAATGGGAGAAGATGGAGGGTTTTCATGGGTTGGGTTTGTATTGCTTTGGTTTTATTTACACTTGGGTTTATCTTATTGAGGAGCTTTGAGGGAGATGGGGATGGAAATGAGGTTTTTCTAGTCCCAACATGAGATCTCTCTCAGATATATGTGATTGGGTTCTATGGAGGAGGTTGATGAATGATGAACTCCTTTGTTTATATTTCTTATCAGGTACTTTTCTGTttattagattttcttttcttgtttcagATTTATTCTAATAGGAAAACAAAGAGACTTTGATCTATctcatatatataataattggCTAAGAAGTGATAATTGGTGGCTGTTGTGCATGTGTTGGTGATGAGAGGATGATGATGCTCAATCCTAGAGGAATTAAGAAAAGCAGTGAATCCAAGGcattttccaagaaaatttcaaaatgttcTTGGAATAGGAGAATCCATGTATAATTACCCTATTTCCTCTAGTTTACATCTGCATTTTCTTCTGCAACTGCATTTGATAAAGCCAAAGAAGAGAAGCCTTGTAATCTGCAATATAGAACATTCATTCTCAgacacaatatttttatttctgcCCGAACCCTTGACTCAAATGCTTAAAAGAATTCATCCTTACACACCACAAAGAATGGTTTTCAATCCAAATACCAAAAAcctaaaattgattttcaatcttCATACAGTGATCATATCACAAGATCCTCCAAAATGAAGGACAGTACTGGTTTCAACTTTCTCCACAGGAAAATCACTTTCCAAGAGATGATATGGGTGTCCACCACTCTTTCCATATCATTCtcatattatttatatacaaaaacACATTTTGGTGAAATGGAAATACTCATGAGATGGGAAAATATGATTGCATCTGCCTCAAGATGTGTTCAAAGTTCTCGGTGGGCTTCTCCACAGGGTGTGTATGAATGCCTTCATAGGTTGTGACtacaatctcttcatcttttgAGAGGCGTTGGACCTGCTTCTTCACATTGCAGTCTTTATACGTGCACCGGTAGTAGCTTCTacaaacaacaaaaatgaaagaaataatcAATATATCATCTGTGAATATAAGATCATGTCTTTTTCCACTTCAATCCCAACACGAATGAtaaagttaataatttgattaataaaGTTAGGTTATGTCTTATATAAGTCTATATGATTAATATTTCAactaaatttatcaaattatttaattaaaaataaatttaaaatgagttaaatagtttaatgttataattatattaactaaccgaattattaaataagttagcTCGAGTTGATaaaaaaactatctatttactgAATAGATGATACAAGTTCATACTAATTTAACCCaaacttaattatatttaacctAAACATGTGAAAAACATATTGGATTTGAATTATATTAATGAATCATATCAAACTTGACCACATGCATAAAGAACTACATGGTAAAAAATTCTTAGACATGGAAACAAGTGAAGTTTGGGAAGGAAAGAGAAATTACTAAAGGGTATGAGAGCAATTTTAATGCTGTGGAAGGCTAAGCAGTGGGCGAGGAGATGTAGGAAGTGGGTAAGGAGCTAAGGTGACGATGCTGGCAATAATGGAGATGGTGGTGATTGTGTCCATTTCTAAGCTAATGCTTGTGGTGGCATTAGTGGTGTTGATGCATGGTGGTGACTTAGCTATATTGGCAATGCAGTGATCTGATGGCGATGGTGATGGTAGTGGCAAGAAAAAGAAGTgtatttcttttatgttatCTAAATGGAGCTTACCTAAGATCTATAACACtgttttgaagaaatttttaatgaaatccTATAACATATGGTTTTTTTCCAAGTGGAAAGAGTCGCGTCCTAATATACTAATGGCAAAGTCTGTTTGATACCTAGGAATTGGAATGAGAATATGatggaaaataaatcaaaattctaataaGAATGAGATTTGGtctcataatatatatatataattataattttttttattctgaaTCTTATTATAAAAACAATCCATACAcatcaacaaataaaaatgagaatggACTTGACTTTTGTTCTATTCCCATGCCCTATTCCAACATTCCAAACACGACAATAACCCGAGAAAGAGATGCTATGTGAAGAATACAAAGAATAATATGATCTAAAATTTGATTAGAATCAAATCACCTACTTCAAAAAATGCAATGCAAAGACTTGTACTCAAGGCAAGTAATCAAGCTGCAGTTTGAGAGTATGTCATATGAATACTAAACCACATATCATATAGGGCAAATCTGAATGGTCTCTTCCATATGCCTTGCAGTAAATTGCAAACATGATGGATCATGGACCGTACGTATGGTCCTTTCCTGTATATACTAGTAGTATTCATGTGATAGAATCTGACTGCAGATCAGAACTCATCATACATGATGATGATCTCTCTGGGTCAATACATTCTTTGCATTTTCATGCAAAGATGCATGGTTGCAGGAGTATCATGCCAAACTGCAACTGGGATTTTGCTTTCTACTTGGTTATGCAGGCAGGCAGGCAATGGTACTACCAGGAATAATGGAGAAGACTGTTGAGATATTCTTGTATAAGAAATTTCCATGAAAACCCAAGATCAGAAAACCAAAAGAAATGacaaaatgatgatgagaggTACTAACTGACCTGGgaaatttgttgttcttgactGCTTTCTGCCCATATTTCCTCCATCGATACCCATCATCAAGGATATCAACATGGCTCCTCGTTTGAAACGCAAATCTGTGCTTTCTAATCTTCTTTTGACCTTCCTTTTTACCTGGTTTTTCCTTGGTCTCAGAGGCATCAAAACCAGCACTCTTATAAATGTTCATAGCATGAAAATTTGCCATGTTTGGTGGAAAAGGATTTGCGGGTGATTTTGATGAACCGGGAAAAAGTATTTGGTGGCCTTCCATTAGAGAGACTGAGAGAGATTGAGATTAAAACAGGCGGATTTCACGAAGAAGATGAATCAACAGGCTTGTGGTGGGAAAAGAGGGGATGGGAGGAAGAAGTTTATGCGATGGTAAAAGGCAGAACACAGAAAAAGAAGGGCGGCCTAATGGCTAGCGTCCAAATTCACTTTTCTCTGCAGAGAAAATTGAGTCCTGCAATATCACACACCCGTCCCTTTCCTGCATAGTCAAAGGTGTCGTGGACGGCACGCAAACTGCAAATATATGTACAAGATTTGAAGTCCCACGATTACAATCACAAGAGACgtctttgatgggaagaagTTCCGATTCCGAACACAGTACATATAATAATAGGTGCTATCCATGTCAAAGCTCGATATGATTCCCACCAGCTTGTCTATACGATTTAAATTCAGCATGCTGTTCAATAGTTTGGATGGAATATAATTGACTTTCATGTGACTTGTATTTtctgtttaataaataaataatttttaaatgaattttaaccTGATTAAGATATTAATCATATAAgcttatataagataatatctaaatttatatttttgatataattattatttgtgtTTTGGCACGACACGAATACGACTCTGACTCACCTACGTGAATTACCACCCATAATGCTATACATATACGAGACTTTCTATTATGAAGTTATAAagataatatctatatataagaaaacgaattattacaaataatataaaaaccaattttttggATCGGGGGTAGGAGTTTATTTGTTTTATCATGtgagaaatatttatttaacatttggtatgacaattttataaaatatgaccAGAATATAGGGTCTCCATGAAAATGATTGTGAAtttctttttaacaaaatagacacatattaaatgtgaaaactttagCAATATCTACATGGTGCGTTTGTGGTGTACCAACAAGAGGATCAGTATGGAAAAAATGTTTCCAGCTCATCCAGTCAAAGGACGTGAAGCTTATCACGAGTTACTCAATATGCGGATGATGAGTCAGACCTTGGCCCTCCATACAGATTGCAGAATCTCTTATTGAGTGCCTTTGAGAGCCATCACTTAGCTGCCTTCAACTGTAAGCCACCTTGAAACCCTTCTAGCCCCACTTGCCTAATTCGTAGAAGGGTACAAACAAACATACAGCTGCTCACAGGAAATTCTTCCTTGTTTGGTGTCAAAGCAGTGACTTGACTTCCGCCGAGATACATGGGTAGACTAGCCCTAAACACACTCCATATGACTCATCTGAGCAAATGCTAAGGTATCATAGGCTATTACCAAACAAGGCAATCGGATCATACCATGTCTAGTGAAATTTAAGTTATGGAAGGAAAGTATAAACGAATGAGACCAAGTATAAGGGTACAAATGAGGCTTGAAAATATCTGCATGGCTTCCTGTAATTTCAGTCTCACATAATGGAAAATGCTGTGTATCATAGTGCTACCCACCGAACAAGGAATCTGGATCGTACAACATGTGTAATGAGATTTAAGTCATCCAGCCAAGTATGAACAAATTGGATTAGGGTATAAAtgataaaacttgaaaaatatatgcatGTTTCCCATGATTGGTGGTACTATTTCGGTGAGACCCTTGAAGCCTCTCATCATGGATAAATATTTCCCCACATTTCCACAGTTTTCAATCAGGAAGGACCCCCTGTTCTTTCACAGCCTCTTTGACTATCATTCTACCTTCTCTTCTACCATGTGGCTGCCGACCAGCAAAAGAGGTGGAATGAATCATGACAGGTATCATCAAATCATCCATATATCCCTGATAAAGACATTTGGCTTTCATCATCCACTTTTTGAGTGGGAAGGAAGCTTTAGAATTGAAAGGGGGCTGGGGGAGTGTATGCAGCCAAGAAGTGGATGAATGATAGCAGCAGTATCCAAGTCTAGTGGTGGGCAGATGTACCTTGTACATGAACCATGTGAGAAACAAGAAGCAATCAAAGAAAAGATTAGGCAACATGAAACATCTGACGAATATTATGATGTTGTTCACATCATAAAAGAAGTGGGATCAGCCAGTAGAGCAAGTTAGGCAGCCTGTTGTAATTTCCTGATGGCTTTCTTGAAAACTACATAGGCCTTCAAGCCAGAATCTAAATGAACCCAAGTAACCTCTGGTAATGTTTGGTTCtgaagaataaaaaggaaaaaggaaatctTAAGTGGAAGTGCATAAAATCTCAGACATACAGGTACCTCTCTCGGTATAAACCCACCCAAATTGGTAGCTTCGCTAGAAATAAATCAAATGGAAAAAGCTGAAAGTTGTAGATTTGGGACAGAAAAAACTGCTACAAGCATGAGAACAACCAAAAAAGGTTTATGGTTCTAAGAGCCGTAAAGCCACCGACTCtgcaaaaagaaaaggaactcGAAAAGTAGGAGATGTCACAAACAAGCCCATGGAGAAAACTCCATAAAAAGCTTCTCCCAACCAGAGGGAAAGGAGGGTGTTCCGCCATTAAAGTCTCCCTGCGTAAAAGGTATTACATCCAGAGAATGATCATTCACGTCTACTTCTCAAATTATTCAAGGCAAAATTTTGagcattttttcaaattttataaagatttctttaagaaataattatagaaatatatagaataatttaaaataaaacactagatttaaaaaataaaaaaataagttaaaaatattttaaactttcaaacaaattttattttacaaaaatcaaagaacagttttcaaaattattttcggAAACAATTACCAAACGGATCTTACCATCTtcactaaagaaaataaattttttatattttattttactatgaAAGTTATGAAAgaatgtcaaatataattaagattaattaaataaaattatatttttaaattatttaatctttatataaaagagttaaatacataaaataaatttagaataagatataaaaataatttattaactttaattttattttttatttttctttatctttttcccTTTCCGAACCAAACATAGTGTCAAGTTAAGGTTCTATCATATGCACTTAACCTTAACTCCTTTTGCTTTCAATTTCTGTGTATACCATTTGTCAAAAAGTCATAATGCCGGCAATGGAAACTAGTCATTTTGTCatcaaactaataaaataagagCAACTTGTGACCTTAATCTTATACTTGAAATTTACATAAAGAAGAGCATTAAGTATTCAGTAAATAGGTCACTTCAGCCTTGCATAAAAATACAGTGTTCAGCAACTGCCTGAACAGGGGTATGAGGATGGGCTGTTTGCTAGAAACAAAGCCTTGTTCAATTTTTTGGGCCTCAGTCTGCTAAAGGCAGAGGGGCCTGGGCTAACTATTGAAGCCCAATATGGGCATGAAAACCCAACCCAAACTCAAAACCCCACCATAGAATTGACCAAACCCACAAACCtaaaatgagggaaaaaagaagaaaaaaaagaagaccaGCCTTCATTTGTGATTTTAAGACACCCCTCCTTCTTCTAACTCCAATAAACTTGATTGTTGGAATGATCGAGTATTTTTTTAGTAGGCCTAGTCCAACTCCCAGGCAAAGTGTCACTCAAGAATCATATTTGTTTTGCTCATCATGCAAGGATAACATGAAGCTGATAAtgcttaaaattgaattaacatGAAGACTCAAGTCTATAACAATCATCAGATCTTTATTATGATAAAAGCATGGAAAGTCCATTAAACTCAGAAACAGAAGCACAGGGGGCACAGAAGCTATAGAATTAAGCCAAGACATAAAGCAATTGAGAACTGGAGTCAATAAGAACCTAAGGAAAGCAAAATTCAACTAGTACAGTGAAACATAAATTGAAGGCTGTCTACTTGGGTTTGGGAGCCGGTGCATCCTTCTTAACACCATTGGGCTGAGCTGCAGGTGCTGCTTTTGTTGGAGGGTTTAGCTCCTCCCAGGCTTCAATCCACGTAACCATGGAATCTGCGAGTTTCTGGAAGTAAGGATCAACATGCCCCAGCTTCTCCTTGACCTGCTTAGAAAGCTCAATGTAGCATTGCTGCACAGTTATGCATTCTTTTGGGAAGACAACAGATTGGAAGAATGGGATGATGTCTTCTTGCCAGTATATTCCTTTGTATTCTTTCTTCAAATTGACAAATGGGTTGCTCGCCTTACTGTGCCAAATGTATGGCAGCCCAGTTTTCACACCAAGACTCATATGGTCACAGATCACCTAAAAACCaatataatagaatattaaAGGATGTGATCTATTAAGGGTCAAAGAAAGCTAGACATGATAATTTTAGCTTTAACGAAAAGAGAGCAGATAAACATCTCCAATAAACTGAGCATATGCATTTCCATCCTAACACAGTTATTACTTCAAAGACGGGACAGAAGTTGAACCCAGTTATTCAGGGTTTAAGCAAGACATTCCAAATAACCAATCCTGCCTCCAAGAAATTGATGCAGATCAGTCCCCCACCAAATCTATGGGACAGCGAAAGAACTGGTAAATATTATCCTAGCAATTAGTCTCTTTAGCAATTTTAAAGGTAGTGGACTAATCAAGGAGGATACATTGTCAATGATCATATGATTGAAACATTATATTTTGGCCATCAAATGGCATAGTCAATCAAGTCCCAAAACTCACATCTAGTCAACTTTAAGGCATTAAAAAGATGAAAAGCACAAGAAAGAAAGACCCATGAGAAAGAAGATAAGATACCTTCGCACACCATCCAGCCCACATATCGTCGTATCTGCCAATTGGTTGGCCATCACCCATAAGCCCAAAGTACATAGCAGGACCTATGAGTTCCCGGTCGAATCCAAGGTTCATGCCACACATTGGAAATAGAGTTCCTTTTGGGATGGTCATAACAGCATCCACATACCTGAGTGAACTAAAATTAATGCATGTTTCAGGGAAAGATTAAGCTGAAGAGAGATTCTGTCTCCAACCCTATGTTTTAGATATGACAGTCGACGTATTTTAGAGGGGAAAGAACTCAGGCCCACATTAATGGACAACAATACACACAAAGCAAAACAAGGTGTTTAAGTGACACATCATTGACACCAACACTTAGAAAAATAGAAGTTAAGAGAGGAAATTCTAAAACATTAAGATGGGAAATGGTATTGAAGCAATGCAGCTGCAACAAGTTGGTTTGTGAACCCCAAAACAGAGTATCAAAAGGCCAGACACTTGGGACAAGTAACTTAAAGGACTAAAATTTTCTCAGGAAAAATACAATGCTCTCTTAACAAGGGTtctggaaaaataaataaactaatgaaAGCAACAAAATGGATATGTTCACAATCCACAATGAAGCCACCAACAAATAGAGTATAAGGGAAAAACCTGGTGTTGCGCTCGAGAGGCTTGACAAGCTGAGTTGGGGCATCATAATCAGGGATGTTGAGCCACAGCCCATGAGATATAGCAGTTGGGGCTCCTTCCCTCAAGCTAAATGGGTATCCCCGAACAAAATCAGCTCCTTCCCTGAAAGGATCATACAGGGTGTTGAAGAAGAAGGGAGTCGACGGTGTCAGCAAGTTCTGTATGTGCTGCGCCAATGCATTTATCTCCTTCCCACTCGGATCCTTAGCCACCTTTTTCCACACAAACCCTCGTTACTCTCacccaaaattttgaattcataatGCTGATTAGAAATTAGAATGAGACAGTCATACAAATTCCTTACACATAAACAATAATCAAACAGCATTTACTCCTCAGTTTCTCACAAAATTAAACCCCATTAGTTGCTTCTTCCAATTTAGCAATTTTCCATCGAAAGATTGAATTTaccataaaggaaaatgatttgaTCACAGAGAGCTTTTCCCGGAAACGCTTTTCTAGGAAAATAATCCCAAAAAATAGTATTTATCAGTTAAAGTAAAACCGACAAatataatgaatatatatatctaaattcCAAATGGAGAACtgagaaaaaaaatgccaaTCAGGCCAAAATTCCCAGGAGTTTACGAAatatttctatatataaaaaacaaatccaTTCTCAGTAGCATTTTTTGAGGTGAGAACTACTTACAAAGCAGTCATCATCAATGGTGAAGATGTACTTCTTCTTGGAAACGAGGAAGCCGAAGCAGCGACAAGCGGAGTCCTTGAAGGAGATACAGCTTGCCTTGGGTCCCAGGATCCGATTCACGTCGTTCCGGTTGTAGAGCTCGTAGTCGAACCCCTCCGGAACCCGAATCGTCTTCGTCGGATCTCCGTCCTGTACGATTATCAGATGGTATGGCTGGAAAAATGGCCTCCACATCTCCAAGAAATCCAGGTTCCTGATGGTGGGAATCACTATGTCCAGATCGTCCTTCAACGCCGGTGTCACTGGAATCGCCGGTTGTGCCATGGTCTCAAGGTAGCTCTGGCCCGAAAATGAGAAGACGAGCGGTGGTGCTGGTCGGgaatggtggtggtggtgggacTGGTTCAGGTGAGATTTATAGTGGGGGAAGAGGGCGGGGGGTTACGTTGTTTTGTAATGAAAAAAGGATTTGAGATTTTGGCGACGTGGCACTACTGGACTGGGCTACGCTGGAGCCGCCACGGACAACAACCGTTACAACCTACCATTTTAATGAATTACAATTGGGCAGGTTAAGAAAACGCAAACCTAAAAATTTTGGCATTGATTTGATTAAAATATGTAATCAATCTATACAAACTCCATGtactgtaattttttttttaatcaaaatttttaaaattttttatattacttattttgtaaaataaaaaattttaattaagaaattaaaaaattaaatttgtgacTAAAAAagctgaattaaaaaaatatttataaaagataatgtaaaataataataatatttttaattatttaagatatataaattatttttacatattaaataatataatataaaaaattataaaattttaaataatttaattataaatattattaaaagcaagagaatttttgtattttttaatagcaaatattgaaatacaatataatttaaatttaaataaatatcaaacattcaaaaataatatatatttcatttaatttttcttttattctttttacgaattaaatataaatataatatatcttattacatatattattttaagtttttatatttattaattatgatatccaaaataatatatgacattaaaaataatatcttaaGAGATTCATATTTTATCCaatcaaatatgatattttaggaTATAATATCTTATCATACCGACAAAAAAACTTAGATATTGAAGCTATATTGGTCAAATTTCTAATGATTTATGTACTCAAATTTGGATGGAATTTGTGTACTCAAATTTTGTCCAAATATGTGTACTCAAATCTTGTCCGAATTTGAGTTGTGTATGGGTTTGTTtggtaatgtttttaaaaaactcttttaacccaaaaattattattatttttttatcatttttttaaatgagatgtttgataaaatttaaaaaacatttctaaaattttgaaaaatcacttataacgtttttctaaaaaacatttgatatatgattttcttaaaaacacttttagataaaatattttaattaaaaatactttgaataaaatattattgaatacattttttagagtttgtttaataataattttaagaaataattctaaaatttttaatatttaaaaatttatattatttaaatattaaaaatattttttaaaattactatcaaacataccctcattcatttgtatttaaGAGTAATTGTGGAGTGTGATTTTGATTTAATGTGGAATTGGGTCCAACACAAGCGGGGTAGTATTGACTATTGACACTCGGGTTGGACGCAATTAGCCTTGTTATTGGTCAATCGATGGGATTGATTCATCCCAGGCAATTGGAGGTTGTAACTATTGCATTGCGTACGGATGCAGAGGAGCTGAACCCTTATTAATGAGTTCTTTTCTGTAGAGGAAGAGGAAGGTTCGTTAAAAGGGGCATAACGCTGCATTTAAAAGGGGCATAAGCAGCGCCATGGTCACGTGAAGGTGAAGCCAACCCAAAACGCTGCGTTTACTTAATGGGTCTGACTCTTGGGTTTTGTGGAATCACGTGGTATGACTTTTGAGGAAAACGTGACTCCATCACCGCGCCCATAAGCGTTTTGGTACAATTTCACTTTCTCCCTTTTAACCCCATTCTTAGGATTTACACGTTTTCAACCACCCTTTGTGGAAATTAGGCATATTGGGATTTTAACCCAAAAATACCACCCCCACTAGTAGGTGGATCTTTTCCTAATAAAGTTACAACACTATCATAACTTTGcctaatttaaattgattttttcacattaatattaattttaaaaaattcaaagatgTTTTAGGTAGcagtttttcaaaacattttttaaaaacgattatttagtgtttttttaaaacaaatatatgtttggaacctaaaatgtttttaacatattatttatatttttaataaaatcataaaaaaaaaagttaaaacaacttaaaataactaaaagatatttttaataatactctattttctatttttaaaaataaaaaattattttttattttatagttgtcaaacattttttttcttctaaaaaatgaaaaattatttttgaaaacaattacacCCTTAAGTTTTAATACCATCATTTAGATTTCAATATAcacatgtcattttttttattttttatctttaatcaatttttaatgtAAGCAGTCATGTTTCTTGTAAtctatcatatttttaatttatatatgtatacatgaatttaaattttgaatcattaatttaattttacttacTACATGCATACTTTCAAAgagtatttattttaaattatggttggattaaaaaaaaatcaaaagccccctttaaatcaaataatagCTAATTTGTTGAATAAATATAGATGTAAAAATGAGGGTTTTGTTCCCATTATTGACAAAAATGTTTCCTATTTAATAAGATCATTTGACATGGATTTTTGTTAAGATCCCATTTTCGGTATagtttaatttctatttctaatgatagaaataaaagaataaacttTACACTCCTTCGAAATATAAGTCACATCAAGAAATGCGAACGTGATTAACAGTTTTAGTATTTGAGAAATTCTTTTGAATAAGACATAAATACCCTTATTCGAAAATCATTTATCGAATGCTTCTTCGGGAATATtacaagttatttttcaaatttttctaaattttgaaaaatatcttattttaatattttctaaaaactaaacgTTTTCTAAATTCCACAATAGCTTCCACAACTCATATCATGGAAAGTGTACGAGGGACATGCACCATGTGAATTAAGATGGAGTAAGCTTTAGAATAGGCAAAATTTTATTAAGCCTAGAAGACTGATAATGCTTAAGCCTTAAGCCTTAAGCCCGTAAAGCACATTGGGTGGGCGTACTTATCTATCACtcaaagaaagcaaaagatttGACTGAAGAGAAATATCAGCCCACTCTCAATGATCAACTTCTTGAAGGCTCAAGCAATTAAGTCTGATACAAGTAAATGCTCCAACTTGAAGAAGACTGAATACTGGCCGGCAATCTTTTATTGAGAGATCCACTAATGGCCTTTACTGCCCATTCACTTCTCCATTTTTAATGTCTTCCTTCCGTATAAGC of Vitis vinifera cultivar Pinot Noir 40024 chromosome 17, ASM3070453v1 contains these proteins:
- the LOC100250902 gene encoding UDP-arabinopyranose mutase 1 isoform X2; protein product: MAQPAIPVTPALKDDLDIVIPTIRNLDFLEMWRPFFQPYHLIIVQDGDPTKTIRVPEGFDYELYNRNDVNRILGPKASCISFKDSACRCFGFLVSKKKYIFTIDDDCFVAKDPSGKEINALAQHIQNLLTPSTPFFFNTLYDPFREGADFVRGYPFSLREGAPTAISHGLWLNIPDYDAPTQLVKPLERNTRYVDAVMTIPKGTLFPMCGMNLGFDRELIGPAMYFGLMGDGQPIGRYDDMWAGWCAKVICDHMSLGVKTGLPYIWHSKASNPFVNLKKEYKGIYWQEDIIPFFQSVVFPKECITVQQCYIELSKQVKEKLGHVDPYFQKLADSMVTWIEAWEELNPPTKAAPAAQPNGVKKDAPAPKPK
- the LOC100250902 gene encoding UDP-arabinopyranose mutase 1 isoform X1; the protein is MAQPAIPVTPALKDDLDIVIPTIRNLDFLEMWRPFFQPYHLIIVQDGDPTKTIRVPEGFDYELYNRNDVNRILGPKASCISFKDSACRCFGFLVSKKKYIFTIDDDCFVAKDPSGKEINALAQHIQNLLTPSTPFFFNTLYDPFREGADFVRGYPFSLREGAPTAISHGLWLNIPDYDAPTQLVKPLERNTSSLRYVDAVMTIPKGTLFPMCGMNLGFDRELIGPAMYFGLMGDGQPIGRYDDMWAGWCAKVICDHMSLGVKTGLPYIWHSKASNPFVNLKKEYKGIYWQEDIIPFFQSVVFPKECITVQQCYIELSKQVKEKLGHVDPYFQKLADSMVTWIEAWEELNPPTKAAPAAQPNGVKKDAPAPKPK
- the LOC100232957 gene encoding WRKY-type DNA binding protein 1, translating into MEGHQILFPGSSKSPANPFPPNMANFHAMNIYKSAGFDASETKEKPGKKEGQKKIRKHRFAFQTRSHVDILDDGYRWRKYGQKAVKNNKFPRSYYRCTYKDCNVKKQVQRLSKDEEIVVTTYEGIHTHPVEKPTENFEHILRQMQSYFPIS